The Anopheles gambiae chromosome 2, idAnoGambNW_F1_1, whole genome shotgun sequence genomic sequence ACGTTGAAGCACCGGAGTTTATACCAATCACAACGTTACACTCTCTTTGTACATGTGTGTAATTAAGTGAATCCTGCCTTCCTTTTTCATCTTTAGGCTACTTAAAGCTTAGACAGTGTAGGCCTGACTTAATCCATTTGCAAAATCTATTCCATTTAAGCGTGATGTGTTCAGTAGAAGATGCGTTGATACGTTTTGGGGAGTAATAGCTAGAATTTAACCTAGGATGGACATTCAAGTTTTAGCATTTAACGTATAACACTAAACCCTATACTAGCACTAACCACAAGGCggttccgtggtacagtcgtcaactcaaacgactcaataacatgcccgtcatgggttcaagccccgaatggaccatcccccccgtagcaaagattgactatccagctgcgtggtaatgaattaagtctcgaaagcctgtataggccggcatgtctgcgtaggacgttacgccaaatagaagaagaaccaGCACTACTAATATACTCGGCTGAGAAACATCGGTCCTGTTAAAAAATGACTAAAATATCTTAACCAAGATCGAGAGGAACATTCTTGCCAATATTTTTGGTTCCCATGTGTGTCAAAGGATAAACAAGAAGAGCCCCTACAATTACCAGCAGTGCAAGCTGTGCGAATATGTTGACTTAAGAGTCACAAGAACATGGGTCCTTAGAATGGCCAAcgtagttaaaaaaaatcagagaAAAGTTTTGAATGTAGCACTTCGTTTATCTTAAGAACTGAAATATGTAGTATGATATGATGTGATGCAGGAAAGCCTGGTGTAATGTAGGAATATACCTGATGATACatattcaacaacaacaatgatgTTATCACTCCACTAGGATAGCAGAATATTTTGAGACACCTCTTCATTGTCTGATGATGTGATCTGTATGCCTTTTGAGTCATGAAAACATACAACGTGACGTACTTTCTTTGGTGGCCTTCTGTAATAACTTTCCCGGTGGAATGTAAATGCGAATGAATGATGATAACGAGTTTCTTACACACCAAGATACATATAACTTCTGTTCAAAAGAGATAAAACTCGCGGAACATCTTTAGAGATCTGTTGAAGGAGCTGCTTTAGTGTTGCATAAAGTTGAAAAGGTAAAATAATgtgtaaatgaaataaaagtcCTCTTTATAAATAGTGCGGCTATATTGGaatattttgctttattttactAAGATAGATCCTATAAGTTATTGTAGACTTTTAAAGCTTCTGTACAAATAAAATGTGCTTAATCGATCCTTCGCTTCACAGTTCCGGTGTAAAGTCCGAGTTCGCCTCGATCCACTCCAGATAGTAGGTAACGCGTGCAAACACCGTCGGTACGCCATTGTCACAACCGCCCGACGAACCGAAGGAAACGACTCCCACCTGCAAGCTTTCCCCGCTGTCCTGCACCGTCAGTGGGCCACCGGAGTCGCTGTTGCAGGCCGCCCGACCACCATCACCCGACTGGCAGATGTTTTGGGCCTCGATCAGCCATTCAAATCCACTCCATCCAGCCCGGCAGTCCGCATTGGTCATGACGGGATTCAGCACGTAATTCAGCACATCCGAAAGCGCCGGATTAGCGGTCGAGTATATACCGTACCCGGACACGGTACCCATCAGCCCGGCAAAGGTACGTGTATCGGAACGGCTCGGTAGACGGATCGGTTGAATCCGATCGGTGTACACGATCAGTTCGTCCAGCCGCACCACCGCGATGTCATTGCGCACGTCGAACAGATCGTACCCGGGATGGCCAATAACGCCGCTCGAGCTGAACGTGATGCGCTGCTGGGACGGTTCCTCGATCATCCGGTTGTGGGCACCCAGAATGGCGGTACCGTTGGCAACGGGTGCACTGGCATCGACTCCGGTGTAGACACAGTGTGCCGCCGTTAGGACGTAGCGCTGAGTTATGATCGATGCACCGCACAGCCCAACACCTGCGTTGAACTGCCCGAGCAGCGCCACCTGATAGGGGAACTGACCGGGGCGAGCTTCCTGTCCGTTGACGATGCGACGGTTGGGTGCGTTTTGTGTCGCGATTGGTGTGCGGAGATTGATCGGAAGGTGAGCTTTGATGTGATCGAATTCCTCGATCG encodes the following:
- the LOC1273529 gene encoding brachyurin; this encodes MRCAISLTVVGLLALLHGVSPLPTISSSSYGIDWSQVRPIEEFDHIKAHLPINLRTPIATQNAPNRRIVNGQEARPGQFPYQVALLGQFNAGVGLCGASIITQRYVLTAAHCVYTGVDASAPVANGTAILGAHNRMIEEPSQQRITFSSSGVIGHPGYDLFDVRNDIAVVRLDELIVYTDRIQPIRLPSRSDTRTFAGLMGTVSGYGIYSTANPALSDVLNYVLNPVMTNADCRAGWSGFEWLIEAQNICQSGDGGRAACNSDSGGPLTVQDSGESLQVGVVSFGSSGGCDNGVPTVFARVTYYLEWIEANSDFTPEL